The window GGGTCTGCGGCCCACGAAGTCCCGTACCTCCACCCGCAGTCCGTCCGCGTCCACGACCACGATCAGGACGGCGTCGTCGTCGGTGTGGACGAGCGCGTTGGTGACCAGTTCGCTGGTGAGCAGCTCGGCGATCTCGGAGCGGCCCGGCTTTCCCCAGTGCCGCAGCAGTTCGCGCACCTCACGGCGTGCCCGGGGCACTGCCCTGAGATCGGCCCGGCCCAGCCTGCGCCGGAGCCGGTGCGCGTGTTCCGTGATGGTGTCGGCCTGTTCCCCCGCGTCCGCCGAGGAGGCCCCGATGACCACGGGACCGCCCCCTCGCGCCTGCCTCTTCATGACCCCCGCCCGCACGCCGCCGGTCCCTGCCCCTCCTGGTCGAACACGTTCACGGGGGGATGCTTGCCCAGTGGGCTCACAGCCAGTCATCGCGGATGTCCGATGACCGGCGGTTCGGCCACCGCCGGACGCCGCCCCTCCCGGTCCGGGAAACCTCGGACCGGGGTGCCGAGCGCTCCCGGACCACCGCTGGGCGCCACTGACGCCCCGTTACGGCAGCGCAGCTGCGTCCGGCACCCGCCGTCGGCATACCGTCACGGGCGGTGAAACTGGCCGAAATCCGCTCCTCCGGCAGTGGTCCGGAGTCCGAGGTTCCGCTGTCCCGGCCCGCCGACTCGGCCCGCCGGGTCAAGGGCGCGGCACGTTCCGCAGGTTGGAGCGGGCCATCTGGACCATCCGGCCGACCCCGCCGTCGAGCACCATCTTCGACGCGGACAGGGCGAACCCCGTGACCATCTCGGCGCTGATCTTCGGCGGGATCGACAGGGCGTTGGGGTCGGTGACGACGTCCACCAGGGCCGGCCCCTTGTGCTTGAGGGCGTCCTTGAGCGCCCCCGCGAGCTGCTTCGGCTTCTCCACCCGCACCCCGTAGGCACCGCAGGCCCGGGCGACGGCGGCGAAGTCGGGGTTCACGTTGGTGGTGCCGTACGAGGGCAGTCCGGCGACCAGCATCTCCAGCTCCACCATGCTGAGGGAGGAGTTGTTGAACAGGACGACCTTCACGGGCAGGTCGTACTGGACGAGCGTCAGGAAGTCGCCCATCAGCATGGAGAACCCGCC of the Streptomyces sp. 1222.5 genome contains:
- a CDS encoding ATP-binding protein, which gives rise to MVIGASSADAGEQADTITEHAHRLRRRLGRADLRAVPRARREVRELLRHWGKPGRSEIAELLTSELVTNALVHTDDDAVLIVVVDADGLRVEVRDFVGRRPDLRGPDGDEDTNGRGLVLVQSLADSWGVLPHGVGKSVWFELGAEAA